Proteins encoded together in one Apteryx mantelli isolate bAptMan1 chromosome 31, bAptMan1.hap1, whole genome shotgun sequence window:
- the PLEKHO1 gene encoding pleckstrin homology domain-containing family O member 1 isoform X6, which yields MQEMFDLSDYEKCEELRKSKSRSKKNHSKFTLAHSRQPGNTAPNLIFLAVSPEEKESWINALNSAITRAKNRILDEVSSEGWTRTPLPQQQSWVTVEEDSYLAHPTRDRAKIQHSRRPPTRGHLMAVASTSTSDGMLTLDLIQEEDASPEDHSTCEESFRVDLDKSVAHLTAGRHRSDSENVKSEKGRTGSLPRREVTSWDRSGQRNDSFDKGTMYTPQVPKKLSLSEKNKCASMEEILSRRDSSTHRAVLRRGLEAQFASAEPEQLSRIQELVALKLEKTQELLTEVKGYGEGKRKTKDSNTSTTTTSSSSSSSKSDSERILQESERLLGEASSTWSQAKRVLQEIKELRDLYKQFEQQQSDSKPKQSSQSQYRKSMM from the exons atgCAGGAAATGTTTGACCTGAGTGATTATGAGAAATGTGAAGAGCTCAGGAAGtccaaaagcagaagtaaaaagaaCCACAGCAAATTTACCCTCGCCCACTCCAGGCAGCCTGGAAACACG GCACCAAACCTGATCTTCCTGGCTGTGAGTCCAGAAGAGAAAGAGTCCTGGATTAATGCCCTCAACTCAGCAATCACACGCGCTAAAAACCGCATCCTAGATGAGGTGAGCTCTGAGGGCTGGACCCGGACTCCATTGCCTCAACAACAGTCCTGG GTGACTGTCGAAGAGGACAGCTACCTCGCCCACCCAACACGTGACAGAGCGAAAATACAGCACTCCCGACGCCCTCCAACACGGGGACATTTGATGGCTGTG GCATCTACCTCAACCTCTGATGGCATGCTGACACTCGACCTGATCCAGGAGGAAGATGCCTCTCCAGAGGATCACAGCACTTGTGAAGAGAGCTTCCGGGTGGACCTGGATAAGTCAGTGGCACATCTTACTGCTGGCCGGCACCGCTCAGATTCGGAGAACGTCAAGTCAGAGAAAGGCCGGACAGGGAGCCTCCCAAGACGGGAGGTGACCTCATGGGACAGATCAGGGCAGCGCAACGACTCCTTTGACAAAGGGACCATGTACACTCCACAGGTCCCCAAAAAGCtctctctttcagaaaagaacaAATGTGCCTCCATGGAAGAAATCCTGTCTCGACGGGACTCTTCCACGCACCGGGCGgtgctgaggagggggctggaggcTCAATTTGCCTCAGCAGAACCAGAACAGCTGTCCCGGATACAAGAACTGGTTGCACTAAAACTGGAAAAAACTCAGGAACTGCTGACAGAGGTGAAGGGCTATGGGGAAGGCAAGAGAAAGACCAAGGATTCCAacaccagcaccaccaccacctcttcGTCCTCATCATCTTCCAAGTCAGACTCTGAAAGGATCCTGCAGGAATCAGAGAGGTTGCTGGGGGAGGCTTCCTCCACCTGGAGCCAAGCAAAGAGGGTGTTGCAGGAGATCAAAGAGTTAAGGGACCTGTACAAACAGTTTGAACAGCAGCAGTCGGACTCGAAACCCAAACAGAGCTCACAGTCTCAGTACAGGAAGAGCATGATGTGA